In Ruminiclostridium papyrosolvens DSM 2782, the following proteins share a genomic window:
- a CDS encoding FAD-dependent oxidoreductase: MPQNLIEKAFSRPVESYWIGSTPKTDYPELNENIKADILVVGGGITGIATAYLLQKEGLDVVIIDANRIAYSTSGHTTAKITSLHDVKYAKLIKQLGEEGAGKYGEINEKAISMIEDIIKENSIQCDFSRQPNFVYTKEEQYINVIEEEVNAAKSIGLPARFEASLPLPFAVQGAVCFDNQAQFHPRKYLLSLADTFVKNGGHIFENTVALDIHEDRECTTSTRSGFSIKSAKVIIASHFPFYDGWGFYSARMYAERSYSLAVKSPVNVPYGMYISYEEPTRSIRTQPGEDGNQLLILGGEHHKTGQDVNEKENYTNLINFAKDSFQATDVPYRWSAQDYTVMNEIPFIGHITSNKMNIFVATGFQKWGMTTSHVSAMIIRDIIADGKSEAENIFTPSRFTPASSAKNFIKENADVVDNLVSGKLASPPEEFTIQPGEGKAVKYQGKKAGAYMDNDGNVYIIDTTCKHLGCEVHWNSAEKSWDCPCHASRYSYDGTVIEGPALKPLDRLK, translated from the coding sequence ATGCCACAGAATTTAATAGAAAAAGCATTTTCAAGGCCGGTAGAATCATATTGGATTGGGTCAACGCCCAAAACTGACTATCCCGAATTGAATGAAAATATCAAAGCAGACATTCTTGTTGTGGGAGGCGGAATAACCGGAATAGCAACAGCGTATCTGCTTCAGAAGGAAGGCTTGGATGTTGTTATAATAGATGCCAACAGAATCGCTTATTCCACTTCGGGACACACCACAGCGAAAATTACTTCTCTCCATGACGTAAAATATGCAAAACTGATAAAGCAGTTGGGAGAAGAAGGTGCCGGCAAGTACGGAGAAATTAACGAAAAAGCCATCTCAATGATTGAAGACATAATAAAAGAAAACAGTATACAATGTGATTTCAGCCGTCAGCCAAACTTTGTGTATACAAAGGAAGAACAATATATAAACGTTATTGAGGAAGAGGTAAATGCAGCAAAATCCATTGGTCTTCCTGCAAGATTTGAAGCTTCTCTTCCTCTGCCCTTTGCTGTTCAGGGTGCAGTATGCTTTGATAATCAGGCTCAGTTTCATCCCCGTAAATATCTTCTGTCCCTGGCAGATACATTTGTAAAAAATGGCGGGCACATTTTTGAGAACACGGTAGCTCTCGACATCCATGAAGACCGTGAATGTACAACTTCTACCCGAAGCGGCTTCAGTATAAAATCAGCCAAAGTAATAATTGCCAGTCACTTTCCCTTTTACGACGGGTGGGGCTTCTATTCTGCCAGAATGTATGCAGAACGCTCCTATTCACTTGCAGTAAAATCACCTGTCAATGTTCCGTATGGAATGTATATCTCCTATGAAGAACCTACAAGGTCTATCAGAACCCAACCCGGAGAAGACGGAAATCAGCTGCTTATTTTGGGTGGAGAACACCACAAAACAGGGCAAGATGTAAATGAGAAAGAAAACTATACAAATCTTATAAATTTTGCAAAAGACAGTTTTCAGGCTACAGATGTTCCTTATCGCTGGTCAGCTCAGGATTATACCGTAATGAATGAAATACCTTTTATAGGACACATCACCAGTAATAAAATGAATATATTTGTAGCCACAGGCTTCCAGAAATGGGGTATGACTACCAGTCATGTATCAGCTATGATAATACGTGATATAATTGCCGACGGAAAAAGTGAAGCCGAAAATATTTTTACTCCCTCAAGATTTACTCCGGCAAGTTCTGCAAAGAATTTTATAAAAGAAAATGCTGATGTTGTTGACAACCTTGTTTCAGGAAAGCTGGCATCACCACCGGAAGAGTTTACAATTCAACCGGGAGAAGGCAAGGCAGTAAAGTACCAAGGCAAAAAAGCCGGAGCCTATATGGACAATGACGGTAACGTTTATATAATAGATACAACCTGCAAACATCTGGGCTGTGAAGTACATTGGAACTCAGCGGAAAAAAGCTGGGATTGTCCCTGTCACGCTTCCAGATACAGCTATGACGGAACAGTAATTGAAGGCCCTGCCCTAAAGCCTCTTGACAGGTTAAAATAA
- a CDS encoding menaquinone biosynthesis decarboxylase: MAYSDLHEFIGKLEEKALIKRIKSETDAELEITEIADRVVKSGGPALLFERVKNSKFPLLINTFGSYERLNLALGVKNIEEAAVKIGDFIDAANYAGFIKTVKAVPSLIQLTSVFPLKLPTKGKCQQIIDYSPDLGKLPILKCWPGDGGRFITLPVVITKDPETGIQNMGMYRMQVYDAQTTGMHWHLHKDGRSIYDKCRNTGGIMPVSVAIGCDPVVIYSATAPLPQYIDEILFAGFLRKKPVALVKSITNDIYVPANADFILEGYVDTKEDLRMEGPFGDHTGYYSLADMYPVFHLTCMTYREDAVYPATVVGKPPMEDCYLGKATEKLFLPLLRIQFPEIIDMNFPLEGVFHNCVIVSIKKRFPGHAKKVMNSIWGSGQMMYTKMIVVVDESVNPHDLSTVAWKVFNNIDGRRDIVLSDGPLDALDHASDQRHYGCRLGIDATVKLPEEGYSRTWPDEITMSEDIKTLVTRRWKEYGF, encoded by the coding sequence ATGGCATATTCAGACCTCCATGAATTTATCGGTAAACTGGAAGAGAAAGCACTTATTAAAAGAATAAAGTCAGAAACCGATGCGGAGCTTGAAATTACGGAAATAGCAGATAGAGTGGTAAAAAGTGGCGGGCCTGCTCTTCTTTTCGAAAGGGTAAAAAACTCAAAATTTCCGTTGCTTATTAATACTTTTGGCAGTTATGAAAGGTTGAATCTTGCATTGGGTGTTAAAAATATTGAGGAGGCTGCCGTGAAAATAGGAGATTTTATTGATGCGGCAAATTATGCGGGGTTTATTAAAACCGTAAAAGCAGTTCCGTCTTTAATCCAGTTAACATCTGTTTTCCCATTAAAACTTCCAACTAAAGGAAAGTGCCAGCAGATAATTGATTACAGTCCTGATTTGGGAAAGCTCCCAATACTTAAATGCTGGCCCGGGGATGGAGGCAGGTTTATTACATTGCCTGTGGTTATAACTAAAGACCCTGAGACAGGCATTCAAAATATGGGTATGTACCGTATGCAGGTATATGATGCACAAACTACGGGGATGCACTGGCACCTCCACAAGGACGGAAGAAGCATTTACGACAAGTGTCGCAATACAGGAGGGATAATGCCCGTCTCTGTGGCTATAGGCTGTGACCCGGTGGTTATTTATTCTGCAACTGCTCCTCTTCCGCAATATATAGATGAAATATTATTCGCAGGGTTTCTAAGAAAAAAGCCCGTAGCCTTGGTTAAATCTATAACAAATGATATTTACGTTCCGGCTAATGCTGATTTTATTCTGGAAGGGTATGTGGACACAAAGGAGGACCTTCGTATGGAAGGCCCTTTTGGAGATCATACCGGGTATTATTCTCTTGCTGATATGTATCCGGTTTTTCATCTGACCTGTATGACTTACAGAGAGGATGCTGTTTATCCTGCCACTGTTGTGGGCAAACCGCCCATGGAGGACTGTTATCTGGGTAAGGCAACTGAAAAACTCTTTCTTCCTTTATTAAGAATTCAGTTCCCTGAGATTATTGATATGAATTTTCCTTTGGAGGGTGTATTTCACAATTGTGTTATTGTTTCGATAAAAAAGAGGTTTCCGGGACATGCTAAAAAAGTAATGAACTCCATATGGGGTTCGGGGCAGATGATGTACACAAAAATGATTGTAGTTGTGGATGAATCTGTAAATCCTCATGATTTATCAACAGTTGCATGGAAGGTTTTTAACAATATTGACGGCAGGCGGGATATAGTACTGTCTGACGGCCCACTTGACGCACTGGACCATGCCTCTGACCAAAGACATTATGGATGCAGGCTAGGTATTGACGCTACCGTAAAACTTCCCGAAGAAGGCTATAGCCGTACATGGCCTGATGAAATAACCATGTCAGAGGACATAAAGACATTGGTTACAAGGAGATGGAAGGAATACGGTTTTTAA
- a CDS encoding 4-hydroxybenzoate octaprenyltransferase: protein MLASKVIRKISDYGTLVMFSHSIFSLSFAVISMLLASNGFPSLWKVLWILLAFMGARTGANAINRAIDGEIDKLNPRTSVRQIPQGQVSKAEAYGLAAVCFALMFVSATMLNMLCLILAPAALLFMTGYSYTKRFTWLCHIVLGITTAAAPVGAWIAVTGSLSLTPLIMGAANTFWVAGFDIIYGIQDYEFDRANKLRSIPVKFGIRKALHISSAFHLISCIFLLLLGIISKELGLIYYSGLLIITVLFAIEHSLVVNVRKPDDTGAEVYSFTSYSLNQIISVVFLTASLVEILI from the coding sequence ATGCTCGCTTCAAAAGTAATAAGAAAAATATCTGACTATGGAACTCTTGTAATGTTTTCACACTCCATATTTTCTTTATCCTTTGCCGTTATTTCAATGCTGCTGGCTTCAAATGGGTTTCCAAGTCTGTGGAAGGTACTGTGGATACTGCTTGCATTTATGGGTGCAAGAACAGGTGCCAATGCCATTAACAGGGCTATAGATGGGGAAATTGATAAACTTAACCCCAGAACTTCTGTAAGACAGATTCCACAGGGACAGGTCAGCAAGGCTGAAGCCTATGGGCTGGCGGCGGTTTGTTTTGCACTAATGTTTGTTTCGGCGACCATGTTGAACATGCTCTGCCTTATTCTGGCACCTGCTGCTCTTTTATTTATGACAGGCTACTCCTATACAAAAAGGTTTACATGGCTCTGTCATATAGTTTTGGGAATTACGACAGCGGCAGCTCCTGTAGGAGCATGGATTGCCGTAACCGGAAGTTTATCCTTAACTCCGTTGATAATGGGTGCTGCAAACACTTTCTGGGTAGCCGGCTTTGATATAATCTACGGTATCCAGGACTATGAGTTTGATAGAGCTAACAAACTACGCTCAATTCCTGTAAAATTCGGTATACGCAAGGCACTTCATATATCAAGCGCCTTCCATCTTATATCCTGTATCTTCCTGCTTCTGTTGGGGATAATCAGCAAAGAGCTGGGATTAATATATTACTCGGGGCTATTGATAATAACAGTACTTTTTGCTATAGAACATTCACTTGTGGTAAATGTCAGAAAACCAGATGATACCGGAGCTGAGGTGTACTCCTTTACATCCTATTCCCTGAACCAGATAATAAGCGTTGTATTTTTAACGGCCTCCTTAGTGGAAATACTAATATAA
- a CDS encoding insulinase family protein, translating into MKKVVSYMLSFVLILSLFLNVAPCVDAAQTELKALPEVGQVVSGFKVREVGNMEIIDSKTVLFEHEKTGAKLIFIQNKDTNRAFDISFKTPAFNDTGVNHVLEHITVSGSQKYPMKNVLFTILNQTYSTFINAFTAQNFTTYPVSSLSEDQLLKLTEVYMDCVYHPSVYNDKNIFKREAWRYEMADSKADLNISGTVYNEMKGALGNITTAAAYNSLKTLFPNSTQSTVSGGDPDKVKDLAYEDVIKTHNTYYHPSNSLMVLYGNVDYERFLKMIDDSYLSKYDKKDIKIEKLKLQPLEKTVEKTFKYPVAAGTDTKNASQIDYCFPLANMSDDDLLGVAVLAELIGSDSSQLKQEFRDKKLGGDIVVSYNSGLSIPVLSFSAQNTDESKKTDIKALVDKYLNIIVKTGFKSEDVDAVLAGELRGVSNITETPNLGVNLSTQVGSFWANFDSIDFYNNMLKNIKSFSAKSEKRYFEGLIEKFLLNNKNTALVTTVPEAGLSEKQAAEQKKYLSDKQASMSQQQIDAIVNETKTYNEWNSREDNKDVVKSLQAVKISDLPEEVKNYNIKETKSDGVKLISAEANVGEMESTSLYFDTSSVPADKLHYLKLYTELLGNLDTKNSKKAELSNLKTRYINGAAFNLSILPDKNYIKYSPVLTVSWSGIIGDYDKQLEVVKDIVLNTQVDNSTDILNIVKSRISEMKTQYTSNPLSIQAMRSRSYFNEGYNYLDYISAIDYYNFLTNLEKEISKNPNGVLKELDNVKALVTNKKNLIVTFAGNKNSISKFETAIKKFTAVMPSKDIAKQDYSKLPKPAKKEGISVDGSVQYNMIYAPYDKMGTVFNGKYIPIGSVINENYITPKIRFGYGAYDNIVDFGNEGFMLASYRDPNIKETFEVYNGLPEFIKNINLTQEQLDSYILKSFSNYTVSSGELSGANTAIGYYLMGIKSEDILQILKEIKSVTVKDVKDSASMIENMLKNGTYSTAGSKEKLSQNKELYDSIIALEQGQDTKTGTITRGQFFELVLAGTPNPIEMAKQQGLITADKKGNYFENRKLTREELAVFVFKIATWSGVKIPDAKSEIADINSAAVWSRKAVNALVGFEVIKLDDKGNFNPKGEVTADFVTTVFNNLNQKLAGK; encoded by the coding sequence ATGAAAAAAGTTGTTTCGTACATGCTGTCATTTGTTTTGATTTTGAGCCTTTTTCTCAACGTCGCACCTTGTGTAGATGCTGCTCAAACGGAACTCAAAGCGTTGCCGGAGGTGGGACAGGTTGTATCCGGCTTTAAGGTTCGGGAAGTTGGGAACATGGAAATCATCGACAGCAAAACTGTTTTATTTGAGCATGAAAAAACAGGTGCAAAGCTTATTTTTATTCAGAATAAAGATACTAACAGGGCTTTTGATATTTCATTCAAAACACCTGCCTTCAATGATACGGGAGTAAATCATGTATTGGAGCATATAACCGTGTCCGGCTCACAGAAGTATCCTATGAAAAACGTTCTGTTTACAATTTTAAATCAGACATATTCGACTTTTATAAATGCATTTACCGCTCAAAACTTTACTACATATCCTGTCTCATCATTGAGTGAGGATCAGCTTTTAAAGTTAACTGAGGTTTATATGGATTGTGTATATCATCCGTCAGTATATAACGACAAGAATATTTTCAAAAGGGAAGCCTGGAGATATGAAATGGCAGACAGCAAGGCGGACCTGAATATAAGCGGTACGGTATATAATGAAATGAAGGGTGCTTTGGGGAATATAACCACAGCCGCCGCATACAACAGTCTAAAAACACTTTTTCCAAACAGTACCCAATCCACTGTATCAGGAGGAGACCCTGATAAGGTAAAGGATTTGGCATATGAGGATGTAATTAAGACCCACAACACTTATTACCATCCTTCCAACTCACTTATGGTTCTGTACGGAAATGTGGATTATGAAAGATTCCTTAAAATGATTGACGACAGTTATCTTTCCAAGTATGACAAGAAGGATATTAAGATTGAAAAGTTAAAGCTTCAGCCGCTTGAAAAAACAGTAGAAAAAACTTTTAAATACCCGGTGGCTGCAGGTACTGATACTAAAAATGCATCTCAGATTGATTATTGTTTTCCTCTTGCAAATATGTCCGATGATGATTTACTGGGAGTAGCTGTGTTAGCTGAGCTGATTGGAAGCGACTCATCGCAGCTAAAACAGGAATTCAGGGATAAAAAACTTGGGGGAGATATTGTAGTTAGCTACAATTCCGGATTATCAATACCGGTTTTAAGTTTTTCGGCGCAAAATACTGATGAAAGCAAAAAGACGGATATTAAAGCCCTTGTTGATAAATATCTGAATATTATTGTTAAGACCGGCTTTAAGTCAGAAGATGTTGATGCAGTACTTGCAGGAGAATTAAGGGGAGTATCAAATATAACCGAAACTCCCAATCTTGGCGTGAATTTATCTACACAGGTGGGCAGCTTCTGGGCAAATTTCGACAGCATTGATTTTTACAATAATATGCTCAAGAACATAAAGTCCTTTTCTGCTAAGTCCGAAAAAAGGTATTTTGAAGGTCTTATCGAAAAATTTCTTTTAAATAATAAAAACACTGCCCTGGTTACTACTGTTCCGGAAGCAGGACTTTCAGAGAAGCAGGCGGCAGAACAGAAAAAGTATTTGTCTGACAAACAGGCATCAATGAGCCAACAGCAGATAGATGCAATTGTCAATGAAACAAAGACCTACAACGAGTGGAACAGCAGAGAAGATAATAAAGACGTAGTTAAAAGTCTTCAGGCTGTAAAGATTTCCGATTTACCTGAGGAAGTTAAAAACTATAATATTAAAGAAACTAAATCAGACGGAGTAAAATTGATATCTGCAGAGGCAAATGTTGGGGAGATGGAGTCCACCAGTCTTTATTTCGACACTTCATCTGTTCCTGCTGATAAGCTGCATTATTTAAAGCTATATACTGAGTTATTAGGAAACCTCGATACCAAAAACAGCAAGAAGGCTGAGCTGAGTAATCTAAAGACAAGATATATTAACGGAGCAGCATTTAATTTATCTATCTTGCCTGATAAAAACTATATAAAATACTCTCCTGTTTTAACTGTTTCCTGGTCAGGTATTATAGGGGATTATGATAAGCAGCTTGAGGTAGTAAAAGACATTGTTTTAAATACACAGGTTGATAATAGTACTGATATCTTGAATATAGTAAAATCCAGAATATCGGAAATGAAAACCCAATACACAAGCAACCCTTTAAGTATACAGGCAATGAGAAGCAGATCATATTTCAACGAAGGGTATAACTATCTTGACTATATTTCTGCTATCGACTATTACAATTTCCTTACAAATCTGGAAAAGGAAATTTCAAAAAATCCTAATGGGGTTTTGAAAGAGCTGGATAATGTTAAAGCCTTGGTTACAAACAAAAAGAATTTGATAGTGACTTTTGCAGGTAATAAGAACAGTATCAGCAAATTTGAAACTGCAATAAAGAAGTTTACCGCAGTAATGCCATCAAAGGATATTGCAAAACAGGATTATTCAAAACTACCTAAGCCTGCAAAAAAAGAGGGTATATCTGTAGACGGCTCTGTACAATATAATATGATTTATGCACCGTATGATAAAATGGGAACTGTATTCAACGGAAAATATATTCCAATAGGTTCAGTAATAAACGAAAACTATATTACTCCAAAGATAAGATTTGGTTACGGTGCGTACGATAACATAGTTGACTTCGGTAATGAAGGCTTTATGCTTGCATCATACCGTGACCCTAATATTAAAGAGACCTTTGAGGTATACAACGGCTTGCCGGAATTCATAAAGAATATTAATCTTACACAGGAACAACTGGATAGCTACATTCTGAAGTCATTCAGCAATTATACTGTGTCTTCCGGAGAATTATCAGGTGCCAATACTGCAATTGGTTACTATCTGATGGGAATTAAGTCAGAAGATATATTACAGATATTGAAAGAAATTAAGTCAGTTACCGTCAAGGATGTCAAGGATTCGGCTTCCATGATTGAAAACATGCTTAAAAACGGAACATATTCAACCGCAGGAAGCAAGGAAAAACTTAGTCAAAACAAAGAGCTTTATGATAGTATAATTGCTTTGGAGCAGGGACAGGATACCAAAACAGGTACTATTACAAGAGGACAATTCTTTGAACTGGTTCTTGCAGGTACTCCAAATCCTATTGAAATGGCTAAGCAACAAGGCTTGATAACCGCGGATAAAAAGGGAAACTACTTTGAAAACAGAAAACTGACAAGAGAAGAGCTTGCGGTGTTTGTATTCAAAATAGCTACTTGGAGCGGCGTAAAGATTCCGGATGCAAAGTCTGAAATAGCAGATATCAATTCTGCTGCAGTATGGTCAAGAAAAGCAGTTAATGCTTTGGTTGGCTTTGAGGTTATAAAGCTGGATGACAAGGGTAATTTTAATCCTAAAGGTGAAGTAACGGCTGACTTTGTTACTACAGTTTTTAATAACCTTAATCAGAAGCTGGCAGGAAAATAG
- a CDS encoding ABC transporter substrate-binding protein gives MRNKLLFRILCAAMIVSVVFAACGCKKEKDLKGEEHLKIGLTPAVDAIPYIIARDKGIFNKFGLKVDMEVFKSAADRDAAFQSSNIDGVLCDMVAVCLYRNAGFDVKITGVTDGDFILLANKQSGIKNINEVKGHKVAISENTIIEYTLDKILSKNGIGINQVEKVPVPSIPIRLEMLQQNKVQLALLPEPFSSMAIKQGAIVLDSAYKNSIFSNVIAFKTATIKEKASVIKKMNEAYNDSVKYLKENSIEKYQNEVIKFIGYPEDMKGSIILPDYRKAGLPADSELKSTIEWGEREHLLNKKLKEKDLKEIIN, from the coding sequence ATGCGAAATAAATTACTGTTTAGGATTTTATGTGCGGCAATGATTGTTTCAGTAGTTTTTGCTGCCTGCGGATGTAAAAAAGAAAAAGACCTAAAAGGCGAAGAACACTTGAAAATAGGCCTTACTCCGGCAGTTGATGCCATACCCTACATAATTGCAAGAGACAAAGGTATTTTTAATAAATTTGGGTTAAAGGTGGATATGGAGGTGTTCAAAAGTGCGGCAGACAGGGATGCTGCATTTCAAAGCTCAAATATTGATGGTGTTCTATGCGATATGGTAGCTGTCTGCCTTTACCGTAACGCAGGATTTGATGTAAAAATAACCGGAGTTACAGACGGGGACTTTATACTCTTGGCAAACAAGCAATCAGGTATAAAAAACATAAATGAAGTCAAAGGCCACAAGGTTGCAATATCTGAAAATACTATAATTGAGTACACACTGGATAAAATTCTGAGTAAAAACGGTATTGGGATTAATCAAGTTGAAAAAGTTCCAGTGCCTTCTATACCCATACGTCTTGAGATGCTTCAGCAGAACAAGGTTCAGCTTGCCTTGCTTCCGGAGCCTTTTTCTTCCATGGCAATTAAACAAGGTGCTATTGTTCTGGATTCTGCCTACAAAAACAGTATTTTCAGCAATGTAATTGCCTTTAAAACTGCTACAATTAAAGAAAAGGCATCAGTAATAAAAAAAATGAATGAAGCCTATAATGATTCTGTCAAATATCTAAAGGAAAATTCAATAGAAAAGTATCAGAATGAAGTCATTAAATTTATCGGATATCCCGAGGATATGAAGGGAAGTATTATACTTCCGGATTACAGAAAAGCAGGACTTCCGGCTGATAGTGAATTGAAATCTACTATTGAGTGGGGCGAAAGGGAACACTTGCTTAATAAAAAGCTTAAAGAAAAAGATTTGAAGGAAATAATTAACTAA
- a CDS encoding P-II family nitrogen regulator gives MKKIEMIIRPEKLEDVKEILNESQIFGMTVLMVSGCGHQKGRKEIYRGAEVTINLLPKVMVQTVVHDDEVQKIIEKVTQRVKTGNVGDGKIFVYNVEEAVKIRTSESGENAI, from the coding sequence ATGAAAAAAATCGAAATGATTATCAGACCTGAAAAGCTGGAGGATGTGAAGGAAATATTAAATGAATCACAAATATTCGGTATGACGGTATTGATGGTTTCTGGCTGCGGACATCAAAAGGGAAGAAAAGAAATATACAGAGGTGCCGAGGTTACAATAAATCTTCTTCCTAAAGTAATGGTTCAAACTGTTGTTCACGATGATGAAGTCCAGAAAATAATAGAAAAGGTTACACAGAGAGTGAAAACAGGTAATGTAGGAGATGGAAAGATTTTTGTGTATAACGTTGAAGAAGCAGTGAAAATAAGAACAAGTGAGAGTGGTGAAAATGCAATATAA
- a CDS encoding cation:proton antiporter, whose translation MEKVLIDIALILIFTKIGGLISRKLKMPEVLGALIAGVILGPAVLKLVDYTEHIKLLSELGVIMLMFLAGLETNVDELKKAGKTSFVIALGGVIVPLILGTAAAYLFFTNFWENLFVGVILTATSVSISVETLNELGKLNTKAGVNILGAAVIDDVLGLILISIVLAVSKTVGSGASGSDAVISLVLTFAKIIAFCVLAVIMIAVVPKFINKIKADSSHKRDLLTYAIAMALILAFISELLGIAAITGAYICGLTLSQFIHRDYIEKNVKAISSGFLSLIFFASVGIAADIKGLNFEVVLITLVMFAIAVAGKLFGCGGAAKLFKMSKQECIQIGVGMVSRGEVAIITANIGMQNKIISEEIYIPTLIVVILTTVITPALLKIVFSSKHG comes from the coding sequence TTGGAAAAGGTTCTTATTGATATCGCCCTTATTCTGATTTTTACAAAAATAGGTGGGCTTATAAGTAGGAAATTGAAAATGCCTGAGGTATTGGGGGCATTAATTGCAGGTGTTATTCTGGGGCCTGCTGTGTTAAAGCTTGTTGATTATACTGAACACATAAAGTTACTGTCGGAACTGGGCGTTATTATGCTTATGTTTCTTGCCGGACTGGAAACTAATGTGGATGAACTGAAAAAAGCAGGAAAAACCTCCTTTGTTATTGCTCTGGGAGGAGTAATCGTTCCTTTGATTCTGGGAACGGCTGCTGCCTACCTGTTTTTTACAAACTTCTGGGAAAACCTCTTTGTTGGTGTAATTCTTACAGCAACAAGCGTTAGTATTTCGGTTGAAACACTTAACGAACTGGGTAAGCTTAATACAAAAGCCGGAGTAAATATCCTGGGAGCCGCTGTTATTGACGATGTTCTGGGCTTGATTCTCATATCAATCGTGCTTGCCGTGTCCAAAACAGTCGGAAGCGGAGCATCCGGTTCAGACGCAGTAATAAGCCTTGTTCTGACCTTTGCTAAAATAATTGCATTCTGTGTACTCGCAGTAATTATGATTGCAGTTGTACCTAAATTTATCAATAAAATCAAAGCTGACAGCAGTCACAAACGTGACCTGTTAACCTACGCAATTGCAATGGCACTCATTCTTGCCTTTATATCAGAACTGCTTGGTATTGCTGCAATAACAGGTGCATACATCTGCGGTTTGACTCTTTCACAATTCATACACAGAGATTACATTGAGAAAAATGTCAAAGCCATATCCTCGGGCTTTTTGTCATTAATATTCTTTGCAAGCGTAGGTATCGCAGCGGACATCAAGGGCTTGAACTTCGAAGTTGTGCTTATTACGCTGGTTATGTTTGCAATAGCTGTTGCGGGCAAGCTCTTTGGTTGCGGAGGAGCGGCAAAGCTGTTCAAAATGAGCAAGCAGGAATGCATTCAAATTGGAGTAGGTATGGTTTCACGTGGTGAGGTTGCCATAATTACAGCAAACATAGGAATGCAAAACAAGATTATATCCGAGGAAATATACATTCCTACGCTGATTGTAGTTATACTTACCACAGTAATCACTCCTGCACTGCTAAAAATTGTATTCAGCTCAAAGCACGGCTAG
- a CDS encoding ABC transporter ATP-binding protein, translating to MLELTEVSVYYAAKGEKKHVAGPVTLQVANRETCAIIGPSGCGKTSLLRIMAGVQNSFTGSVKLDGEDLKPDLHKIAYIPQNSGFLRWKTIRNNCLLPVKIKKLPLDSEVNSRLKEITQRLEIEDIMDRYPSQVSGGQLQRAAVARSLMIKPDLLLMDEPFSALDALTREYAQNMLRCVLKDFKATAVLVTHSIEEAVFLADRVIVLSASPGKIIADITTLSSAYEDRSAVRFTKLTAIVRQLIKDEWEGFGEEESNSVC from the coding sequence ATGCTTGAATTGACAGAAGTCAGTGTTTACTATGCTGCAAAAGGAGAAAAAAAGCATGTGGCTGGGCCTGTAACTTTGCAGGTGGCAAATCGTGAGACTTGTGCCATAATTGGCCCGTCAGGGTGTGGAAAGACAAGCTTGCTTAGGATAATGGCAGGAGTTCAGAACAGCTTTACTGGTAGTGTGAAGCTGGACGGAGAGGATTTGAAGCCCGACTTACATAAAATAGCGTATATTCCTCAGAACAGCGGATTTCTGAGATGGAAAACCATTAGAAATAACTGCCTGCTGCCTGTGAAAATCAAAAAGCTGCCTTTGGATAGTGAAGTTAATTCAAGACTAAAAGAAATAACCCAAAGACTGGAAATAGAAGATATTATGGACAGGTATCCTTCACAGGTTAGCGGAGGTCAGCTCCAAAGGGCAGCAGTTGCCAGAAGTCTTATGATAAAACCGGATTTGTTGTTAATGGACGAACCTTTTTCTGCATTAGATGCCCTGACACGGGAGTATGCGCAAAATATGCTGCGATGTGTGCTGAAGGATTTCAAGGCCACGGCAGTACTTGTTACACATAGTATAGAGGAGGCTGTCTTTTTAGCTGACAGGGTAATTGTACTTTCAGCGTCTCCCGGAAAGATTATTGCTGATATTACAACATTAAGCAGTGCTTATGAAGATAGGTCAGCAGTACGTTTTACGAAGCTTACAGCAATAGTAAGACAGCTTATAAAAGATGAATGGGAGGGATTTGGTGAAGAAGAAAGTAACAGTGTATGCTGA